The segment TTTGAGTGAGGAGTTTCGACCAAAGATAAGCGGCGTGCACGATAACTTGTGAATCGAGAATCACCGTGCCCGCCCACTCAACTTCCCTTTCTCTCTGACTGCTCTTGAAAATGATAATCGTTTTCAATTATAATGTTGGTAGGAAAGAAGGGAGTAACATTCTTTTATGCTGAACGATCAACCTATTGATTTTTATAAGACTGTTAGATTTAATTTGCGTGAGGGCCAGTCGAAAGCCTTCAATAAAGATTGCGATTATTATTATATTCTGTATGTTTCATCAGGTAATGCCATTTTAGATAATGGGGGACAAGTGATAAGGGTAGAGGAGGGCAAAAGTTACTTTCTCACCGATACTTGCGAGCTCACATCAGCTGCTTCAGACCTTTTGACGGTGTATTATCTTTCATGGCCAAAAGAAGGGGACATGATTTCTGGATTCCTATCAGGTCGGCTTGCGGAACAGGCACCAGTAAAAATGATGGCTTTGTGGGAAGAATTGCGGAAATGGAACAAAGGAAAAACGATCTCGGCAAGATGCAGATTTCAGTCCCTGCTTTGGGAAATGCTATCCTTTCTGACAGATGATGCGGAAGTGGACAGAATGGCAGAAGCGGCGGAATTGCTCCGTAACAACTTGTCCAAGCCATTCACGGTGGCAGAGCTTGCATCTAAAATGAATATGAGTCCAGTTTCATTTTCGAGGGCATTTCGTAAAAGCACCGGAATGGCGCCGAAGGAATATTTAAATGTGGAGAGGATGAAGGCTGCTAAAACACTGATGCTCCAAAAGAAAGGAATTACCGCCAAGGAAGTGGCACTCCAAATTGGACTGCAGGATGAGTTTTATTTCAGCCGTCTTTTTAAAAACAAAGAAGGCATGCCACCATCGCTTTTCATGAAAAGGGCGAAGGAAAGGATCGCGGTTGTCAGCCAGCTGTTTTTGCAGGATCACCTACTCGCACTTGGTGTCCAGCCCGTGGCAGCTCCATCCTATCCAACCATGTATCCCGCAAGCAGTGGGGTGCCAAGCTATCTTCAACAAGGGCTGGAAGGAACTAAGCTGCTGAATGCGGAAAAACCGTTTCAGCCGGAGGATATCCTTTTGTCTCAGCCAGATTGCATCATCAAAACACCTCTACATAATCATCAGCTCCAAAATGTACTGCTTTCCCAGCAGGATCGTGTCCATCATATGCCATTCAAGCAAGATTGGCGGGAGTATCTGTATGAGATTGCATCGATGGTAGGGTGTGAAAGCCGTGCCGAATCGATAGATAAAGATATTCACTGTCTGGAGTGTAAAGTGCGGGATGAACTGTGCCCGTTAACCAAAAATGGGAGTTGGGCAGTCATATGGATTCGCCCGGAAGAAATTCGTCTTTACGGGCAGGGAAATCATGCCTTGCTTGATCTTCTTTTTCAAGGCCTTGGATTCCAGCCGCACCCTGACTTGCATGGGGAAGGCTACCGGATTGTCAGTCTAAAGGATATAGCGGCATTAAACCCTGACAAGCTTCTTATTTTATGGAGCCATGAAAGGGATGTATGGAGAACGGCCCATACCCCAGAATGGAATGAGATCCGTGCTGTCCAATCAGGAGAGGTTTATTATCCTGAAAGTCATGAGTGGGACCCGTGGGGGCCGTTGGGAAGGAAGAGTATGCTCGAGGAGTTTTCCTCCAGCATGTTCAAAGCCAGGTTAAAAGCATAGTAGTTTTGCTTTCGACGGATGAAGACCTCAATAGCTTAGAAGTTGAGGTGGAAAGGTCCTCATAGAGCGGATGAAGACCTCACTAGCATGAAAATTGAGTTGGAAAGGTCCTCATAGAGCGGATGAAGACCTCACTAGCATGAAAATTGAGGTGAAAAGGTCCTCATAGAGCGGATGAAGACCTCACTAGCGTAAAAATTGAAGTAAAAAGGTCTTCATAGCACTCATGAAGACCTTTTTAGCGTGAAAATCGAAGCACTAAGGTCTTGATTACGCTTATGGAAAAAATCTTCTCCTATAGAAAACTGGCTATGAAGATTTACAACAGTATTAAACTGAACTAGAAGTCGTTTGCACGTTTTTTTTCATCCGACATTCATTTTCTCCATGCAACAAGTTGCATTTGTCCATGTTCAGCATCGTTGATAATGATTATCATTGAGAATGAATTTCAATATCCTATCAAACATCAATGAGCGTAAATATATCAAATCAAATTTTTTTAACCAGTAGTGAGAATGGTTATCAATTACTAGGTCTAAAGACTCGGTGAAAGGATGGAATTATGCATCAATCAGCCAAACAAATTGCAGAAAATGCAACGTTTCAAGCTTTTATAAATAGTTACTTAAAAGAAGTGGACTGCGGAAATTGGATGGGCATGAAGGAATGGGTGCGGGAGCAGAAACCATCCATGACGCTATCAGGGGAGTCGGTAGTGGAGATGGAACTACCAGGGCAGTCTGCCACCTTTGCGGTGGAAGTGATGTACCGATCGCAAACAGGCAGGCATCGACTTGGATTTGTTCTTAAATATTGTGACCGAAGCCGCGAATGGGTTCCCCAAGACAGGCTGCCGATGATGATCGCCCTTATCCATGAGCTCCACCTGATGGCCAAATCAAATGGGTGCCACGAACTTGCATCCCATTATGATGAACTGGTGCTCAGGCTGATTGAGAGCTACCAGACGATGGCGACTTACATAGAAACTAGAAGGGAAGATGGAATGAGCCTTTATTCTGAAGATAGCTCTTTCCTGGAAGCCGAGCAATCGCTGTTGTTTGGTCACTGGCTCCACCCCACACCAAAGAGCAGGCAGGGAATGGCTGGCTGGCAGCATCCAAGCTATGCCCCGGAGTTGAAAGGCCGTTTTCAGCTGCACTATTTTCAACTAGACCGGGAGATGGTGAGGGAAGGGTCCAATGATATGAGACGTGCGAGCGACATGATTCTCCATTCCTTATCGAAATGGCTGCCGCAGCTCACTGTACCGCAACATGCTTGTCTCATTCCAATCCACCCTCTTCAGGCACAATGGCTGCTTCAGCAGGATTATGTCAAAAAGGCGATGGAAAAGAATCTCATCAAGGATCTTGGGCCAATGGGGGCTTATTATTCAGCCACCTCTTCGATCAGAACCGTTTACCATCCTGATGAAGAATGGATGTACAAATTCTCCGTTCCGGTAAAAATTACGAACTCTTTACGAACGAATCGACTCCATGAGCTAAGGGCGGGTACAGAAATAGCGAAGCTGATGGAAAAAGTGCGTTTTACGGAAAAATATCCAAGGTTCCGGATGATTGAAGATCCTGCCTATATTACTGCTCAATTTCCGGGAAAAAAAGAGTCGGGATTCGAGGTCATCATTCGATCCAATCCATTCCCGGAAGGAAAAGACAAAGGCATCAGCACGATCGCGGCATTGGTGCAGGACCCTCTGCCAAATGAAAGTTCAAGATTGAAGCAGACAATCGATAGGCTTTCGCAATCAAAGCGGCGCACACTTGAGGATGTAAGCATGGATTGGTTCGAGAAGTATTGGAAATGTTCGATTGAGCCACTTATCCGTTTGTATGACGAACACGGAATTGCGCTCGAGGCCCATCAGCAGAATAGTGTCCTCGACCTTACATCTGGCTATCCCGAAGCGTATTACTACCGCGATAATCAGGGGTATTATCTATCAAACTCTTATAGGGGAATTTTACATGAGCAACTTCCGTCCCTGGAAGAATGTCCGGAGCTTTTTTATGAGGATGCGCTCATTCAGGAAAGGTTTACGTACTACCTTTTTATGAATCAGCTATTTTCGGTCATTTGCCGCTTTGGTCAGGAAGGCCTCCTGAGTGAAGATAGGTTACTTGCATGGTGCCACCAACAGCTTACTCGACTGGAATTGGAGCTCACAGGACAAGGGAGAGCATTTATCCGCCATATACTCCATTCCGAGAAACTGTCCTATAAAGCCAATCTGTTAACCCGTTTTCATGATGTGGATGAGCTGATGGCGGAGAATGAACAAGCCGTTTACACCTATATCCCCAATCCCTTTACCCTTGTGAAGGAGGAAGAGAACTATGCAGAAGCTGCAACCGCTGCCGTCTAGTAAGGTGGGAAAACGGATAGTCCGACAGCTGCTCGAGGCAATCCTTTTTGAAGGGTTGATGGATATGGAAAAAACAGCTCCCAAGCTGGATGACTCTCTAGTAACCTTCACCATTTTCGGAAAAGGACGGACCTACAGCTGCGAGGGGAAAATCACTGCGTTTGACCGGGTGCGAATAAAAGAGGAAAGCATCCGCACCTTGCGTCCTGATGGCTCTAGCACAGTAACCAGGATGGAAGAATTGGTGGAAGACCTTGTATCAGATCCTGAGAAAAAGAACTTGCTTATTCGTGAGCTTGCCCAAACAGCCTTACTGGTGGAGTGGAATGAAGCGAATCTCTTAGCACCCCTCTCCAGGCGGGCATTCCCATACGAAGAACTGGAATCGGAGATATGGGAAGGGCATCCGTATCATCCTTGTTTCAAGGCAAGGACCGGTTTTACGCTCAAAGATCATGCTGCATTTGGACCCGAAGCAAGGCAGTCATTTAGCCTGCAATGGGCGGCTGTCAGACGGGAGCACAGCAAGATTGTACTCCTAGAGGATGAGAAGGACTTCTGGGAAAGGGAGCTCGGAACTTCCGTGTTCAATCAGATGCTTGCTGAACTACAAGAGCGAGGCAAAGATTTTCAAGAATACACGTTTCTGCCGATCCACCCGTGGCAGGTGCAAGTTGCACAGGATGAGATGGACAAAGGGGAGATTGTTCTTATAAAAACGACAGGGGATCCTTACCGGGCAACACAGTCCGTCCGAACACTATGGAATGTGTCGAATCCTGAGAAAGCGCATGTCAAACTGTCGATGAACATGGTAAATACCTCATCGCTAAGAACCTTGGACACGCACGCCATCTGTGCGGCACCTCCCATCTCAAAATGGATCGCGGATACGGTGGAAAGGGATCATTTCTTAAAAGAAGAGGCTTCCTTCATCGTTTTGAAGGAATATGCGGGGGTGGCCTATCAACCTTCTGAAAAGACGGAAATTAAGCTTGGAGCCATTTGGCGAGAAAGTATCCGGCTTTACATGGAAGAGGAAGAGGAGGCTGTGCCTTTTACGGCCTTGCCCTTGATTGAGCGGGATGGCTTACCGTTTTTGGATGACTGGCTGAAGCGCTATGGAACCGAAAACTGGTTGAAGAGATTGATCGAAGTAAGTGTGGTGCCGGTCTGGCATTTGCTTGTCTCCCATGGTATTGCCGTGGAGGCACATGCACAAAATATGATTCTATTACATAAGAATGGCTGGCCAACCCGTGTTGCCCTGAGGGATTTTCACGACAGCACAGAGTATCATCATGCATTTTTGAAAGAACCGAACAGAGTCCCGGATTTTTCAAGGATACATGAGCAGTTTAAAAAAGGAGAACCTGACGAGTATTATTGGATGTCTTCTGTGGAAGCCTTGAGAGAGCTTGTGATGGATACGTTGTTTGTTTTTCATTTGAGTGAATGGTCCTTTGCACTACAGGAGCAGTATGGATATAGCGAGGAAAGATTCTGGGAGATGGTACAGGAAGCAATAGCCGGGCACTTGAACCGCTATCCTGAATTACTATGCAGGAATAGCATGCTTGAGCATACGGCACCTACCATCTATGCCGAGTCGCTTCTGAAAAGGAAGACCCGAAGTGAAGAGGTTGGCGGATTACGCCATCTTGTCACAAATTCTTTAGCAGATAGCAAAAAGGAGAGTTGAGATGTTTTTTGTAAATGATCAGTATTACACACTGGATGATTTGGAAAGGCAATATAGAGAGTTTGAAAAAATTCCATATTTAAAAGATTGCCGGAATAGAAGATTGGCAGTTTGCATGCCGGATGTCTTTCAATGGCTTGCACTTTGTTTATTTGTGCGCAAAAAAGGGGGATCCATCGTGCCGATCCATCCTTCCGTACCAAAGGAAGGGGCGATCCGGATGGCGAAGTCGGCAGGAAGCCATTTCTTGTTTTTTGAAAATATCGACTCCCCCCTCCACCTGGCAGATCAACAAAACGAAAGGGAAGGCGTACTGGTGCAAATGAGCTCTGGTACGACCGGGTCTCCTAAATGCATCGAACGTACATGGGATTCAATTGAGACCGAGCTTGAAAGCTATGTATCTGTATTGTCGCTTGATCAGGATACCACGTCCATCGTTGCCTGCCCGGTCACCCATTCCTATGGCTTGATCTGCGGGGTGTTTGCCTGCATGAGGCGCGGGGCGGAACCGGTCATTCTGACAAATATGAATCCAAAATATGTGCTTAAAAAGCTGAAGGAACATCCTAAGCATATTCTCTATGGAGCACCTGCACTCTTGTATATCTTATCGAGCCTGGTCCGTGATGATCAACGGTTTGATGCGGTGATGACATCAGGCACCCTCATGCCTTCAGCATGGCTTGCGGCATTAAAGAACGTTTCCAATCGCGTGTCTCAACAATACGGCTGCTCGGAAGCTGGATGTGTGGCTATACAGCCGGATGTGAGCGACTCGTGTGACATGGGCTATGCCCTTCCACATCTGAAGGTGGAGGCCGGAACCGTGGATGCTCCTGGTGAAATCATCATTCATGACAAGGAGAAAACCATCCATACAAAAGACCTTGGTTATCTGGAAAACGGAATATTGTCCTTTCTGGCAAGGATGGATGACACCATCAATGTGGCTGGCTTGAACGTCTACCCGCAGGAAGTGGAGGACGTTTTGATGGCAGAGCCAAGGATCCAAGAGGCGGTTGTGTATAAAAAGGTCCATCCGCTTTCAGGGGAAAGAGTATGTGCACAGTATGTCTGCTCCGCTCCAATAGAGGAGCAGGAGTTACGGGAATGGTGCAGGGATTATCTCGCTCCCTATCAAGTACCGATGGAATTCATCGAGGTGGAAGCAATCGAGAAGCTGCCAAACGGCAAGATCAGCCGAAAAATGCTTGGTGAAGGGGTGTTGGCATGACAAGGCAAGAATTAGTGCAGGTCTTACATGAAATTATGCAGCACCATTTAAAGCTGCCTGCCATGGAGGCTTTTCATGAAGATGCCCGTTTAAATGAAGATTTGTATATGGATTCCATCATGATCCTGCAAATGATCCTTCATTTGGAAGTGGACCTTGGTTTTGAGATTCCGGATGAAATGCTTGTGTCAAAAGACTTCCGGACAGTGGGAAGCTTGGCCGATTTTCTTATACAACAGCAAAAGCCGGTATCAAAGGAGGGAATCCTATGATCAAAGTCCATTGCTTTGTAAGCTGTGTGTGCGAGGCCGTAAAAAAGAAGGATGGTGCCGATCACAGGCCCTATTATTTTGGGGTATGGGATGCTGATTTTGATGTGTTGGAAAATGGCGTCCTGACCTATCACTCCCAGCGGATCGACCATGATTTTTTCCACCAATGGTATGAAATGCTGTATGGCATCAAGCTACATAAATGGTATGACGAACATAAAAGCAAACAGGAAAACATAGAGGAAATGCTGAGACTGCTCAAAAATAAGCAGGCTGATCAATATGTAATGGTCATGCTGGACTTGTCCAAGCTGCCGGAACGGGAGAATAAATTCCATCAAAGCCCATTTCCTCATTATGTAATGCTCGAAATGACAGAGAACGATGAAGAGTGGATGATGTATGATCCGGACTTTCGCTGGGAAGGGGTGCTTTCAAAAGATCGTATCCTCACTGCCATCGAGGACCCATCTGCAAAGGGTGGTTATTTCTTTGATGCATCGAGCCTCATCGTGCCATCCTCAGAAACGGTGGAAGCGTATTTCAACACATGCATCAAGCATGGCAGTAACCCGATGACAGAGGCGCTCCGTAAGATAATCGACCTGCACACTGCCGGAGATGACAGGTTTCCCCATTCAGGACTGACACTGGCTTTACGGGAGCTGCCCGTTCTCGCCATCCGAAAATACGCCTATGAACATGCCTTTGCTTATTTCTGGAAAGCACTTCAGTATGACGAGGAAAGCTTTGAAGCTTGGTGCGATGATATCGAAAGGCTTGTGAAAGGCTATACGGCAATCCAATATCGGGCCATGAAGCTTGCCATGACCGGAAACATGCTTTTAAAAGACGAGATTTCTGCAAAGCTTGAAGAACAAGATCTCTTGGAATTCAAGATTAAGAGAGGTTTACAGGAAAGCTTTGAGGCCTGGGTAAAACAGGAGCAATCCCAACACATGAAGGAGGCAATTCTATGAAACTTTCTCTCTGCACCATTTCATTCCGGCACCACCTACAGTCGATGGACCAGATTGCCCATTTTGCCCAAACAAACGGGTTTCAAGGCATTGAACTATGGGGCGCCCATGCCAAAAACTTGGCGGAGGATATCCATTATGGAAGTGAGTGGCTGAGTTCATATGGTCTGGAAGCGAGCATGCTGAGTGACTACTTGCCACTGGATGCACCTCTCCCTGTTCTAATAGAAGAGATGAATGTGTTATGCGCACTGGCACATCGCTGGGGAACGGATAAAATACGGACGTTTGCCGGGAACAAGGGCAGCGCGGATATCAGCAGATTAGAGCGAATCGAATTAGTTTCCCGCATGAAGATGCTCTGCAAAATGGCGGAAGCAGAAGGGATGCAGCTTCTTGTTGAGACACATCCGAATACCCTGACAGACAATCCATCCTCCACACTTCAGCTTATCGAGGAAACAGATCATCCGGCACTCCGGGTCAACTTCGATGTCCTTCATATATGGGAATCAGGGGTGGATCCACTCTATGCGCTCAAGCAACTGCGGCCATATGTGTCCCATTTCCATTTAAAAAATATCGAATCACGCACCCAGCTTGACGTCTTTGCCCCTACCAATGTCTATGCTGCAGCCGGAATCAGGGAAGGAATGGTCTCCCTATTCGAAGGTACGGTGGACTACCGCCTGTTTCTGAAAGAAGCTGCCGAGATGATGGAGATCGAAGCATCACTGGAGTGGTTCGGGGGGAATGTGAAGGATGTCCTTGCTAGGGATAGTAGGGAAGTGAGAAGAGTTGTGGGGGCAGATGCCTTGACCAGTTTTACAGCGAGCACTTAGCTAACGGCTAGGTCTGGAAAAAAAGTAAAATGCTGTTGATGACTAACTTCACCTGCATTTCAGACTGTTGACAAACCCTAATAATCTTTATATTTGCATTTACTTGTTGATCTTCGTTCCAGGCGCTTCGCTTCCCTGTCCCTTCCTCTAGCGGGAGTCTGCGCGCCTTTCACTACGATCAACATGGGAATTGTACATCCTGAAAATAAATTAATTCTTTCTACAAGCTGAAATGCAGGTGATTACTAACATCACCTGCATTTTTATGTTGTTTGATATGGATATAACCTATCTGAATCCTCGAGGCGGGGCTGGAAGCTTTGTATTCGAGGAAAAGAAAGTCGCCAGGTCCATCACCTGGCGTCCATTTTCCGTTATTAAATTTTAGGTCCGTTAAAGTCATTGTTATCAAACTTATTCGGTGTGTTAGGTGTATTTGGTGTGTTCGGCATTTGAGTATTTGGCGTGTTTTGGTCTTTCTCCATTTTCTTCTCAAAACGCTCCAGGTTTCGTTTGGCGAAATCTCTGCCTCCGATACCAAATGAAATGGCAAACGCTATGGATAACGCACCAAGGACCAGCAAGAAGCCGATGTTCACAATGGTTTTAGCAAATCCTAATTGGTCTAAAGCCATGAATACCGCGAACACGATGATGATATACTTCACAAGTGCTGCTGCAAAGGAGCTGTTTGTGTATTTTTTCAACACTTTCTGCAGCAGGTTGCCTCCAAATAAAGCAAGTCCGAGAATAATTAGCGCACTGATCACCATTGGCAGATAAAGAATAATCGCATTCCCGATATTATTCAATACGTCAAGGTTCAATACATTCAGTGCTTCCACTGTGAAGAATAGAATGATTAAGATCTTCACCGTTTGTCCAATGATATTTACAAGGTCAAATCTTGGCGCTTGAGATTGTTCAAGCCCCATGGATTGGTAGATGTTGTTAATGCCTGTACGGCGCAATAGCCCTGTGAGGAGCTGTGCTGCAAATTTTGCCAGGTAGTAACCAGCCAGCACTAAAATAATTGCAACGAAAATATTAGGAATCATATTTAAGATGGTAGTTAACACAGACACGATCGGCTCAGAGATCGTACGGATATTCAGTGTTTCCAAGGCAACTGTCACAATCGGAATAAGAATGACAGCAAAAAGGATATTGGAGATGATTTTTGCCAATGTACCTTTATTGATTTGGGCTTCGTTTGTATTAGGTGAAGCTGCAGTACCTCTTGCAGTATTGCTCGTTCCTCCTAATCGATCAAACCAATGATCAATATTGAGGCTTAATAGAAGATTATGGATAAGGTCTCGAACCAGTCGAGCAATAAAGTAACCGATAATCAGGAGTATAGCTGCTGCAAATAAATTTGGCAGAAAAGCTAGGAACTTCTGTACCATATCAGTGATTGGCTGAGATACACTTCTCATGTTCAGTGCATCCAGAATACTTGGCAGGAAGAGGATGAACACTAGGAAGTAAATCACTTTCCCAATGGAATGGAGGACGCTTTTTCCTTGTGCCTCACTCTTGACCATTCTCGATTTAGCCATTGCTTTGGTCAAACCGACCTTTACAAACAACTTTACGACGATAGCCTTAACGACCGTTGCAACAATCCATGCCAATAGTAGCAATAGTAGGGCCACAATAACATTAGGTATAGCTTCGATTAAAGAATTTAGTGCATTCTGAAAACTATAGTTCGCATCATTCAATAAACTCACTCCTTCTTTGTTGTATGTAAAAGCAACAGGAAAACTATTTTTCTATAAGTTTTCCTGTTGCTTTTACATTTATGATTGTAATAGCCTCTTTTGTAGTATTTTAAACTATTTTGTTGAAATCTATTCTAAAATAGAATACTTGCACAATGAAGATACCAGAATCAATAGTTTTGGCGGGTCGGGCGTGCCTGTCCCTTAAGTCTAATCCTCAGAAGGTGGGTTTGAGGTCTTTTTATACTATTTTTTGTTTGTGTGAGATGCGTCCCATTTTAATGTTTTTTTAATGTTTTATTAATTTTCTATTCTCTTTTGGGAGGTAGATTGATAATCATCAACATTAAAGGAGGAACATTACGATGAAGTTAGTTGTCATTCCATCAGGATTTAAAGAATGTTTGGATGCTTGTGAGGTTGCATCGGCTATGGAGAGAGGTGCGAAAGCCTTTGATGCCTCGATAGATATGGAAGTCATCCCGATGATTGATGGTGGGGAAGGGTTTGCAAAACGAATTGCTGATTTGAAGGGTGGAGAAATCGTCTATCATGATGCGACAGGACCAGTCGGACAAACGATTAAAAGTCATTTTGGCATGTACAGAGAAAACGGGAATGTGTACGCTGTAATCGAAATGGCTGCCGTTGCAGGATTAAGCCTGGTACCGTCCATGCAGAGAAACCCGCTTCTTACTAGCACACAAGGTGTCGGGGAGCTAATTATAGAAGCTATTAATCAAGGTGCTACCAATCTATTAATTGGTTGTGGAGATTCCGGTACATCTGATGGTGGAGCAGGTATGGCGCAAGCACTAGGGGTTAAGTTTTATGATAACCAAGACATGTTGTTAAACATTCAAGGAGCGAAGGATTTGCCAAAGGTCGCTAAGCTTGATATCAGCGAGATAGACCCACGCCTCCAGGACATTACAATGGATGTTGCATGCAATTGGACTAACATTTTGTGCGGTGAAAAAGGTGTGGCAAGGGTTTTCGGCCCGCAAAAGGGAGCGTCGACTCAACAGGTGGAAGAGCTTGCATATGCACTGGAACATTTTGCATCCCTTATTGATCGTACAAAAGGTCACGATGTCCGGACCATCCCAGGCGGAGGGGCATCTGGCGGATTGGGTGCCGGCCTTGTTGCGTTTGCAGGAGCAACACTCCATCCTAGATTTGAAGTCATCATGCAATATATCGATATGGAAAAAGCGATTTCTACGGCAGATGTTATCTTAACAGCGGAAGGAAGCTTAGATTTCCAGACGCCGAACGGCAAAATACCA is part of the Sutcliffiella sp. FSL R7-0096 genome and harbors:
- a CDS encoding IucA/IucC family protein, which produces MQKLQPLPSSKVGKRIVRQLLEAILFEGLMDMEKTAPKLDDSLVTFTIFGKGRTYSCEGKITAFDRVRIKEESIRTLRPDGSSTVTRMEELVEDLVSDPEKKNLLIRELAQTALLVEWNEANLLAPLSRRAFPYEELESEIWEGHPYHPCFKARTGFTLKDHAAFGPEARQSFSLQWAAVRREHSKIVLLEDEKDFWERELGTSVFNQMLAELQERGKDFQEYTFLPIHPWQVQVAQDEMDKGEIVLIKTTGDPYRATQSVRTLWNVSNPEKAHVKLSMNMVNTSSLRTLDTHAICAAPPISKWIADTVERDHFLKEEASFIVLKEYAGVAYQPSEKTEIKLGAIWRESIRLYMEEEEEAVPFTALPLIERDGLPFLDDWLKRYGTENWLKRLIEVSVVPVWHLLVSHGIAVEAHAQNMILLHKNGWPTRVALRDFHDSTEYHHAFLKEPNRVPDFSRIHEQFKKGEPDEYYWMSSVEALRELVMDTLFVFHLSEWSFALQEQYGYSEERFWEMVQEAIAGHLNRYPELLCRNSMLEHTAPTIYAESLLKRKTRSEEVGGLRHLVTNSLADSKKES
- a CDS encoding mechanosensitive ion channel, which translates into the protein MNDANYSFQNALNSLIEAIPNVIVALLLLLLAWIVATVVKAIVVKLFVKVGLTKAMAKSRMVKSEAQGKSVLHSIGKVIYFLVFILFLPSILDALNMRSVSQPITDMVQKFLAFLPNLFAAAILLIIGYFIARLVRDLIHNLLLSLNIDHWFDRLGGTSNTARGTAASPNTNEAQINKGTLAKIISNILFAVILIPIVTVALETLNIRTISEPIVSVLTTILNMIPNIFVAIILVLAGYYLAKFAAQLLTGLLRRTGINNIYQSMGLEQSQAPRFDLVNIIGQTVKILIILFFTVEALNVLNLDVLNNIGNAIILYLPMVISALIILGLALFGGNLLQKVLKKYTNSSFAAALVKYIIIVFAVFMALDQLGFAKTIVNIGFLLVLGALSIAFAISFGIGGRDFAKRNLERFEKKMEKDQNTPNTQMPNTPNTPNTPNKFDNNDFNGPKI
- the asbD gene encoding petrobactin biosynthesis protein AsbD yields the protein MTRQELVQVLHEIMQHHLKLPAMEAFHEDARLNEDLYMDSIMILQMILHLEVDLGFEIPDEMLVSKDFRTVGSLADFLIQQQKPVSKEGIL
- a CDS encoding AMP-binding protein; the encoded protein is MFFVNDQYYTLDDLERQYREFEKIPYLKDCRNRRLAVCMPDVFQWLALCLFVRKKGGSIVPIHPSVPKEGAIRMAKSAGSHFLFFENIDSPLHLADQQNEREGVLVQMSSGTTGSPKCIERTWDSIETELESYVSVLSLDQDTTSIVACPVTHSYGLICGVFACMRRGAEPVILTNMNPKYVLKKLKEHPKHILYGAPALLYILSSLVRDDQRFDAVMTSGTLMPSAWLAALKNVSNRVSQQYGCSEAGCVAIQPDVSDSCDMGYALPHLKVEAGTVDAPGEIIIHDKEKTIHTKDLGYLENGILSFLARMDDTINVAGLNVYPQEVEDVLMAEPRIQEAVVYKKVHPLSGERVCAQYVCSAPIEEQELREWCRDYLAPYQVPMEFIEVEAIEKLPNGKISRKMLGEGVLA
- a CDS encoding IucA/IucC family protein, with protein sequence MHQSAKQIAENATFQAFINSYLKEVDCGNWMGMKEWVREQKPSMTLSGESVVEMELPGQSATFAVEVMYRSQTGRHRLGFVLKYCDRSREWVPQDRLPMMIALIHELHLMAKSNGCHELASHYDELVLRLIESYQTMATYIETRREDGMSLYSEDSSFLEAEQSLLFGHWLHPTPKSRQGMAGWQHPSYAPELKGRFQLHYFQLDREMVREGSNDMRRASDMILHSLSKWLPQLTVPQHACLIPIHPLQAQWLLQQDYVKKAMEKNLIKDLGPMGAYYSATSSIRTVYHPDEEWMYKFSVPVKITNSLRTNRLHELRAGTEIAKLMEKVRFTEKYPRFRMIEDPAYITAQFPGKKESGFEVIIRSNPFPEGKDKGISTIAALVQDPLPNESSRLKQTIDRLSQSKRRTLEDVSMDWFEKYWKCSIEPLIRLYDEHGIALEAHQQNSVLDLTSGYPEAYYYRDNQGYYLSNSYRGILHEQLPSLEECPELFYEDALIQERFTYYLFMNQLFSVICRFGQEGLLSEDRLLAWCHQQLTRLELELTGQGRAFIRHILHSEKLSYKANLLTRFHDVDELMAENEQAVYTYIPNPFTLVKEEENYAEAATAAV
- a CDS encoding helix-turn-helix domain-containing protein; protein product: MLNDQPIDFYKTVRFNLREGQSKAFNKDCDYYYILYVSSGNAILDNGGQVIRVEEGKSYFLTDTCELTSAASDLLTVYYLSWPKEGDMISGFLSGRLAEQAPVKMMALWEELRKWNKGKTISARCRFQSLLWEMLSFLTDDAEVDRMAEAAELLRNNLSKPFTVAELASKMNMSPVSFSRAFRKSTGMAPKEYLNVERMKAAKTLMLQKKGITAKEVALQIGLQDEFYFSRLFKNKEGMPPSLFMKRAKERIAVVSQLFLQDHLLALGVQPVAAPSYPTMYPASSGVPSYLQQGLEGTKLLNAEKPFQPEDILLSQPDCIIKTPLHNHQLQNVLLSQQDRVHHMPFKQDWREYLYEIASMVGCESRAESIDKDIHCLECKVRDELCPLTKNGSWAVIWIRPEEIRLYGQGNHALLDLLFQGLGFQPHPDLHGEGYRIVSLKDIAALNPDKLLILWSHERDVWRTAHTPEWNEIRAVQSGEVYYPESHEWDPWGPLGRKSMLEEFSSSMFKARLKA
- a CDS encoding DUF6005 family protein, with protein sequence MIKVHCFVSCVCEAVKKKDGADHRPYYFGVWDADFDVLENGVLTYHSQRIDHDFFHQWYEMLYGIKLHKWYDEHKSKQENIEEMLRLLKNKQADQYVMVMLDLSKLPERENKFHQSPFPHYVMLEMTENDEEWMMYDPDFRWEGVLSKDRILTAIEDPSAKGGYFFDASSLIVPSSETVEAYFNTCIKHGSNPMTEALRKIIDLHTAGDDRFPHSGLTLALRELPVLAIRKYAYEHAFAYFWKALQYDEESFEAWCDDIERLVKGYTAIQYRAMKLAMTGNMLLKDEISAKLEEQDLLEFKIKRGLQESFEAWVKQEQSQHMKEAIL
- a CDS encoding sugar phosphate isomerase/epimerase, giving the protein MKLSLCTISFRHHLQSMDQIAHFAQTNGFQGIELWGAHAKNLAEDIHYGSEWLSSYGLEASMLSDYLPLDAPLPVLIEEMNVLCALAHRWGTDKIRTFAGNKGSADISRLERIELVSRMKMLCKMAEAEGMQLLVETHPNTLTDNPSSTLQLIEETDHPALRVNFDVLHIWESGVDPLYALKQLRPYVSHFHLKNIESRTQLDVFAPTNVYAAAGIREGMVSLFEGTVDYRLFLKEAAEMMEIEASLEWFGGNVKDVLARDSREVRRVVGADALTSFTAST